In Phreatobacter aquaticus, a single genomic region encodes these proteins:
- a CDS encoding aspartate aminotransferase family protein — MSKTSALRVVGDDASSTAIPNDLQAFWMPFTANRSFKARPRMVARAKDMYYFTPEGKPILDATAGLWCSNAGHNRDPIVQAIQKQAAELDFSPSFQFGHPKAFELASRIAALAPNDLDHVFFCNSGSEAADTALKMAMAYWNARGKGAKTRLIGRERGYHGVGFGGISVGGIVPNRRFFGALLAGTDHLPHTYDREKQAFSKGEPEWGAHLADELERIVALHDAATIAAVMVEPMAGSTGVLPAPKGYLKRLREICDKHDILLIFDEVITGFGRLGAPFASERYGVTPDLLTFAKGVTNAAAPMGGVIARKHIHDAFMTGPDHIVELFHGYTYSAHPLACAAGLATLDLYRDEGLFEKSKAMEPIWADAVFDGLKDKPGVLDIRQVGLTAAIDIASWKDAPGKRAFVAMDKAFHDEGMMIRTSGDCLVVTPPLIMSESDAGQIVEKLARVIDATAMPA, encoded by the coding sequence GACGACGCCAGCTCAACCGCCATCCCGAACGATCTCCAGGCCTTCTGGATGCCGTTCACGGCCAATCGCTCGTTCAAGGCCCGCCCGCGCATGGTCGCCCGCGCCAAGGACATGTATTACTTCACCCCCGAGGGTAAGCCGATCCTCGACGCGACGGCTGGCCTCTGGTGCTCGAATGCCGGCCACAACCGCGACCCGATCGTCCAGGCGATCCAGAAGCAGGCGGCCGAGCTCGACTTCTCGCCGTCCTTCCAGTTCGGCCACCCGAAGGCCTTCGAGCTGGCAAGCCGCATCGCCGCTCTCGCGCCGAACGATCTCGACCACGTGTTCTTCTGCAACTCGGGTTCGGAAGCCGCCGACACCGCGCTGAAGATGGCGATGGCCTACTGGAATGCCCGCGGCAAGGGCGCCAAGACCCGTCTGATCGGCCGCGAGCGTGGCTATCACGGCGTCGGTTTCGGCGGCATCTCGGTCGGCGGCATCGTGCCGAACCGCCGCTTCTTCGGCGCGCTGCTGGCCGGCACCGACCATCTGCCCCACACCTATGACCGCGAGAAGCAGGCCTTCTCGAAGGGCGAGCCGGAATGGGGCGCCCATCTCGCCGACGAGCTGGAGCGCATCGTCGCCCTCCACGACGCCGCCACCATCGCCGCCGTCATGGTCGAGCCGATGGCCGGCTCCACCGGCGTGCTGCCGGCGCCGAAGGGCTATCTCAAGCGCCTGCGCGAGATCTGCGACAAGCACGACATCCTGCTGATCTTCGACGAAGTCATCACCGGCTTTGGCCGCCTCGGCGCGCCGTTCGCCTCCGAGCGCTATGGCGTGACCCCGGATCTCCTGACCTTCGCCAAGGGCGTCACCAATGCCGCGGCCCCGATGGGCGGCGTCATTGCCCGCAAGCACATCCACGACGCCTTCATGACCGGCCCGGACCACATCGTGGAGCTGTTCCACGGCTACACCTACTCGGCCCATCCGCTGGCCTGCGCCGCCGGCCTCGCCACCCTCGACCTCTATCGCGACGAAGGCCTGTTCGAGAAGTCGAAGGCCATGGAGCCGATCTGGGCCGACGCCGTGTTCGATGGCCTGAAGGACAAGCCGGGCGTGCTCGACATCCGCCAGGTCGGCCTCACCGCCGCCATCGACATCGCCAGCTGGAAGGACGCGCCGGGCAAGCGCGCCTTCGTCGCCATGGACAAGGCCTTCCACGACGAGGGCATGATGATCCGCACCTCGGGCGATTGCCTGGTGGTGACCCCGCCGCTGATCATGTCGGAAAGCGATGCCGGCCAGATCGTCGAGAAGCTCGCCCGCGTCATCGACGCGACCGCCATGCCGGCCTGA
- a CDS encoding S-(hydroxymethyl)glutathione dehydrogenase/class III alcohol dehydrogenase, which yields MKSRAAVAWEAGKPLTIETIDIQGPKPGEVLVEIMATGVCHTDAYTLSGLDSEGKFPAILGHEGAGIVREIGAGVTSVKVGDHVIPLYTPECRACKTCLSQRSNLCTSIRGTQGQGLMPDNTTRFSCEPIGRGRNEVFHYMGCSTFSNFTVLPEIALAKVREDAPFDKICYIGCGVTTGIGAVIYTAKVRPGSNVVVFGLGGIGLNVIQGARMVGADKIIGVDLNPSKVEMAKKFGMTHFVNPDEVGRDKVVQAIQDLTDGGADYSFECIGNIHTMRQALECCHRGWGESIIIGVAPSGTEISTRPFQLVTGRVWKGSAFGGARGRTDVPKIVDWYMEGKIDIDSLITHTMPLDEINTAFDLMHEGKSIRSVVVY from the coding sequence ATGAAATCGCGCGCCGCAGTCGCCTGGGAAGCAGGCAAGCCCCTGACCATCGAGACCATCGACATCCAGGGCCCGAAGCCCGGCGAGGTGTTGGTCGAGATCATGGCGACGGGTGTCTGTCACACCGACGCCTACACGCTGTCGGGCCTGGATTCAGAGGGCAAGTTCCCGGCAATCCTCGGCCATGAGGGCGCCGGCATCGTGCGCGAGATCGGCGCGGGCGTGACCTCTGTGAAGGTCGGCGACCATGTCATTCCGCTCTACACACCGGAATGCCGCGCCTGCAAGACCTGCCTGTCGCAGCGCTCCAACCTCTGCACCTCGATCCGTGGCACGCAGGGCCAGGGCCTGATGCCCGACAACACCACGCGCTTCTCCTGCGAGCCGATCGGTCGCGGCCGCAACGAGGTGTTCCACTATATGGGCTGCTCGACCTTCTCGAACTTCACGGTCCTGCCGGAGATCGCGCTCGCCAAGGTCCGCGAGGACGCCCCCTTCGACAAGATCTGCTACATCGGCTGCGGCGTCACCACCGGCATCGGCGCAGTCATCTACACCGCCAAGGTCAGGCCCGGCTCCAATGTCGTGGTCTTCGGCCTCGGCGGCATCGGCCTCAACGTGATCCAGGGCGCCCGCATGGTCGGCGCCGACAAGATCATCGGCGTCGATCTCAATCCATCCAAGGTCGAGATGGCGAAGAAGTTCGGCATGACCCATTTCGTCAATCCGGACGAGGTCGGCCGCGACAAGGTCGTGCAGGCGATCCAGGATCTGACCGATGGCGGCGCCGACTATTCCTTCGAGTGCATCGGCAACATCCACACCATGCGCCAGGCGCTGGAATGCTGCCATCGCGGCTGGGGCGAGAGCATCATCATCGGTGTGGCCCCGTCGGGAACCGAGATCTCCACCCGGCCGTTCCAGCTGGTGACCGGCCGCGTCTGGAAGGGCTCGGCCTTCGGCGGCGCCCGCGGCCGCACCGACGTTCCGAAGATCGTCGACTGGTACATGGAGGGCAAGATCGACATCGACTCGCTCATCACCCACACCATGCCGCTCGACGAGATCAACACCGCCTTCGACCTGATGCACGAAGGCAAGTCGATCCGCTCCGTCGTGGTCTACTGA
- a CDS encoding TerC family protein: MDTLLRLASDPTAWAALATLIAMEVVLGIDNLIFISILTNKLPEVHRAKARRIGISLALLMRLGLLGTIAIIVSLTQPVITLFGKGFSWRDIILIAGGLFLIWKATKEIHHNVDPQTHADEADGSAIVETSFAAAIVQILVLDLVFSIDSIITAVGMTNEIVIMVIAVLVAVGVMMLAAQPLAQFIEANPTIVMLALGFLLMIGMTLIGEGFGAHVPKGYIYAAMAFSGLVEGLNMLSRRARRPTDDPTRMPVKR, encoded by the coding sequence ATGGACACCCTTCTCCGCCTCGCTTCCGACCCCACCGCCTGGGCGGCGCTCGCCACCCTGATCGCCATGGAGGTGGTGCTCGGGATCGACAATCTGATCTTCATCTCGATCCTCACCAACAAGCTGCCCGAGGTGCACCGCGCCAAGGCCCGGCGCATCGGCATCTCGCTGGCGCTCCTGATGCGGCTCGGCCTGCTCGGCACGATCGCCATCATCGTCTCGCTGACCCAGCCGGTGATCACCCTGTTCGGCAAGGGCTTCTCCTGGCGCGATATCATCCTGATCGCCGGTGGCCTGTTCCTCATCTGGAAGGCGACCAAGGAGATCCATCACAATGTCGATCCCCAGACCCATGCCGATGAGGCCGATGGCTCCGCCATCGTCGAGACCAGCTTCGCCGCCGCCATCGTCCAGATCCTGGTGCTCGACCTCGTGTTCTCGATCGACAGCATCATCACCGCCGTCGGCATGACCAATGAGATCGTCATCATGGTCATCGCCGTGCTGGTGGCGGTCGGCGTCATGATGCTGGCGGCACAGCCGCTCGCCCAGTTCATCGAGGCCAACCCGACCATCGTCATGCTGGCATTGGGCTTCCTGCTGATGATCGGCATGACGCTGATCGGCGAGGGCTTCGGCGCCCATGTGCCCAAGGGCTACATCTACGCCGCCATGGCGTTCTCAGGCCTGGTCGAGGGGCTCAACATGCTGTCGAGGCGCGCCAGGCGCCCGACCGACGACCCGACCCGCATGCCGGTGAAACGCTGA
- a CDS encoding phytanoyl-CoA dioxygenase family protein: MNDQDYVKLQPSLMGFRYVGTVPAEARPLLTRAYEDLKRGMGSRWDEQIAAREICWMNVWQEDDEGDSMELGDKALAAELHAWCLKAAEAYAEKGAIMDGYGFVVNPVGSNPQVWHVDYTTDAAAIWIPLTQFTDRNATQFITLPDTTPEDALEKVASNVDDVDVAALARSVDHFQVQQIVAKPMSVLYMGRGTIHRGISNSGDDNRISFYVSLHFIRDYSVYPYYADERSEKAVVQFND; the protein is encoded by the coding sequence ATGAATGATCAGGACTATGTGAAGCTGCAGCCGAGCCTCATGGGCTTCCGCTATGTCGGAACCGTGCCAGCCGAGGCGCGTCCGCTGCTCACCCGCGCCTATGAGGACCTGAAGCGCGGCATGGGCAGCCGCTGGGACGAACAGATCGCGGCCCGCGAGATCTGCTGGATGAATGTCTGGCAGGAGGATGACGAGGGCGATTCGATGGAGCTCGGCGACAAGGCTCTGGCCGCCGAACTCCACGCCTGGTGCCTGAAAGCCGCGGAAGCCTATGCCGAGAAGGGCGCCATCATGGATGGCTATGGCTTCGTGGTGAACCCGGTCGGCTCCAATCCGCAGGTCTGGCACGTCGACTACACCACGGATGCCGCCGCGATCTGGATCCCGCTGACCCAGTTCACGGACCGCAACGCCACCCAGTTCATCACCCTGCCCGACACCACGCCCGAAGACGCCCTGGAGAAGGTCGCCTCCAATGTCGACGACGTCGACGTGGCAGCGCTCGCGCGCAGCGTCGACCATTTCCAGGTCCAGCAGATCGTCGCGAAGCCCATGTCGGTGCTCTACATGGGCCGTGGCACGATCCATCGCGGCATTTCGAACAGCGGCGACGACAACCGCATCTCGTTCTACGTCTCGCTGCACTTCATCCGCGATTATTCGGTCTATCCCTATTATGCCGATGAGCGCTCCGAGAAGGCCGTGGTCCAGTTCAACGACTGA
- a CDS encoding c-type cytochrome: MAQPSKILLAACAAAGLTLAAVEAQAQQPDPRLGRALAQQNCGSCHAVGRTGRSPYAAAPPFRELKARRPGINIIDIVLLAWSRPHREMPDFSFDTANSREILAHIESLQTPPRR; encoded by the coding sequence ATGGCGCAACCATCGAAGATCCTTCTCGCAGCCTGTGCCGCCGCCGGATTGACGCTCGCCGCTGTCGAGGCGCAGGCCCAGCAGCCCGATCCGCGGCTGGGACGGGCGCTCGCGCAGCAGAATTGCGGCTCGTGCCATGCGGTTGGCCGCACCGGCCGCAGCCCCTATGCGGCGGCGCCGCCGTTCCGCGAGCTCAAGGCACGCCGTCCCGGCATCAACATCATCGACATCGTGTTGCTCGCCTGGTCCAGGCCGCACCGGGAAATGCCGGATTTCTCGTTCGATACCGCCAATTCCCGCGAGATCCTGGCCCATATCGAGAGCTTGCAGACACCGCCGCGGCGGTAA
- a CDS encoding Zn-dependent hydrolase, with protein MPGSRGIDGVRLLGRLQALGAVGRGPDGALTRLAGSDADKHGRDLVSGWMREAGLRVEVDQVGNLFGTLDGSDAAADPVMVGSHIDSVINAGIYDGCYGVLAGLEVAQRFAETGAGLARPLTIAAFTDEEGVRFQPDMLGSLVHAGGLSVEAALASVGTDGATLGDELARIGYAGAMVPGTIRPSAYLELHIEQGPVLEHEGVRIGAVENLQGISWQRVTIEGDANHAGTTPIRMRRDAGLAAARVVTFLRDHVDASNAPTVATVGTMRFEPDAINVIPSRATFTVDLRDPDEDRLKAAEAALAAYLDRLARQDGVTVSTERLARFDPVIFDEGLVRRIEQAARARGLSCRRMTSGAGHDAQMMARLAPSAMIFVPSVGGISHNPKEFTEPADLVAGAEVLMDVVAELCGG; from the coding sequence ATGCCAGGCAGCAGGGGGATCGATGGCGTGCGGTTGCTGGGGCGGCTGCAAGCGCTCGGCGCGGTCGGCCGGGGGCCTGACGGCGCGCTGACGCGGCTCGCCGGCTCGGACGCCGACAAGCATGGCCGCGATCTCGTCTCGGGCTGGATGCGCGAGGCCGGGCTCAGGGTCGAGGTGGATCAGGTGGGCAACCTGTTCGGCACACTCGACGGCAGCGACGCCGCGGCGGATCCGGTCATGGTCGGCTCGCATATCGACAGCGTCATCAATGCCGGCATCTATGACGGTTGCTACGGCGTGCTGGCGGGCCTGGAAGTCGCGCAACGCTTCGCCGAGACCGGCGCAGGGCTGGCGCGGCCGCTCACCATTGCCGCCTTCACCGACGAGGAGGGCGTGCGCTTCCAGCCGGACATGCTGGGCTCGCTGGTTCATGCCGGCGGGCTCTCCGTGGAAGCGGCGCTGGCAAGTGTCGGCACCGATGGCGCGACGCTCGGCGACGAACTCGCCCGCATCGGCTATGCCGGGGCCATGGTGCCGGGAACGATCCGGCCATCGGCCTATCTGGAGCTTCATATCGAGCAGGGCCCGGTGTTGGAGCACGAGGGCGTGCGCATCGGCGCCGTGGAGAACCTTCAGGGCATTTCCTGGCAGCGGGTGACGATCGAGGGCGATGCCAACCATGCCGGCACGACGCCGATCCGCATGCGCCGCGATGCCGGTCTGGCGGCGGCGCGGGTCGTGACCTTCCTGCGCGATCATGTCGACGCCTCGAACGCGCCGACCGTCGCAACCGTCGGCACGATGCGGTTCGAGCCGGACGCCATCAATGTCATCCCGTCGCGGGCGACCTTCACGGTCGACCTGCGGGATCCCGATGAGGACCGGCTCAAGGCGGCGGAAGCCGCGCTCGCGGCCTATCTCGACAGGCTTGCCAGGCAGGACGGCGTGACGGTTTCGACGGAACGCCTTGCCCGGTTCGATCCGGTGATCTTCGACGAGGGCCTGGTCCGCCGGATCGAACAGGCGGCAAGGGCGCGCGGCCTGTCCTGCCGGCGCATGACGTCGGGTGCCGGCCACGATGCGCAGATGATGGCGAGGCTCGCGCCCTCGGCGATGATCTTCGTGCCGAGCGTGGGCGGCATCAGCCACAATCCCAAGGAGTTCACCGAACCGGCCGATCTGGTCGCGGGGGCCGAGGTGCTGATGGACGTGGTGGCGGAGCTTTGCGGGGGGTGA
- a CDS encoding calcium-binding protein produces MIATQTTTTAKASPLAGFAISDFDSFNFGFSPLTQFGTNGNDTMTALAGGTAANPSFTYGLDGDDKITGSAGIDTIYGGAGKDILQGVGGHDKLDGGNGDDYVYGGGDGDILKGGAGDDYVAGALSAKNVIVEGGAGNDTVAGSRGGGGIIDGGIGNDFLMIRATHPGDADNHYIGGSGWDVAYLDRLLAAPGEDAWIDVNAQGDYVLHWMAKGGQMQTDIVEGIEQFSIAGTLYTFDQLLV; encoded by the coding sequence ATGATCGCCACCCAGACCACGACCACCGCGAAGGCCTCGCCGCTGGCAGGCTTTGCTATCTCCGATTTCGACAGCTTCAACTTCGGCTTCAGCCCGCTGACCCAGTTCGGCACCAATGGCAATGACACGATGACCGCCCTTGCCGGCGGCACGGCGGCCAATCCGAGCTTCACCTACGGCCTCGACGGCGACGACAAGATCACCGGCTCGGCCGGCATCGACACCATCTATGGTGGCGCGGGGAAGGACATCCTCCAGGGCGTCGGCGGCCATGACAAGCTCGACGGTGGCAATGGCGACGACTACGTCTATGGCGGCGGCGATGGCGACATTCTCAAGGGTGGCGCAGGCGACGACTACGTCGCAGGCGCGCTCTCGGCCAAGAACGTCATCGTGGAGGGCGGCGCCGGCAATGACACGGTGGCAGGGTCCCGCGGCGGCGGCGGCATCATCGACGGCGGCATCGGCAATGACTTCCTCATGATCCGCGCGACCCACCCGGGCGACGCCGACAACCATTACATCGGTGGCTCGGGCTGGGATGTGGCCTACCTCGATCGGCTGCTCGCAGCGCCGGGCGAGGATGCCTGGATCGACGTCAACGCCCAGGGCGACTATGTCCTGCACTGGATGGCCAAGGGCGGCCAGATGCAGACCGACATCGTCGAGGGCATCGAGCAGTTCAGCATCGCCGGCACGCTCTACACGTTCGACCAGCTGCTGGTCTGA
- a CDS encoding glutathione S-transferase family protein — protein sequence MLKFYFNGSPNPTKVALFLEESGLGYEPIPVDTRKGDQFAPDFLKINPNGKVPAIVDGGTTVFDSNAILLYLADKTGQFLPPASERGQLLSWLMFVATGVGPFAGQAVHFKHFAPEEVPYAHTRYQYEANRHFGVLNEHLASRRYMVGETYSIVDMDVWGWARMVPFILGDDAWGKLPNLKRLHDEIEARPAATAAKTLKDRFTFTTGPVDEAARKVMFKHIAAA from the coding sequence ATGCTCAAGTTCTATTTCAACGGCTCGCCGAACCCGACCAAGGTCGCCCTGTTTCTCGAGGAATCGGGCCTCGGCTACGAGCCCATCCCGGTCGACACGCGCAAGGGCGACCAGTTCGCGCCGGATTTCCTCAAGATCAATCCGAATGGCAAGGTGCCGGCGATCGTCGATGGCGGCACCACCGTGTTCGATTCCAACGCGATCCTGCTCTATCTCGCCGACAAGACGGGCCAGTTCCTGCCGCCGGCGTCCGAGCGTGGCCAGCTCCTGTCCTGGCTGATGTTCGTTGCCACCGGTGTGGGGCCGTTCGCCGGCCAGGCGGTGCATTTCAAGCATTTCGCCCCGGAAGAAGTGCCCTATGCCCATACCCGCTACCAGTATGAGGCTAACCGCCATTTCGGCGTGCTCAACGAGCATCTGGCCAGCCGCCGCTACATGGTCGGCGAGACCTATTCGATCGTCGACATGGATGTCTGGGGCTGGGCGCGCATGGTGCCGTTCATTCTCGGCGACGATGCCTGGGGCAAGCTGCCGAACCTGAAGCGCCTGCATGACGAGATCGAGGCGCGCCCGGCCGCCACGGCGGCCAAGACGCTGAAGGACCGCTTCACCTTCACGACCGGCCCGGTGGACGAGGCCGCGCGCAAGGTGATGTTCAAGCACATCGCGGCGGCCTGA
- a CDS encoding glutathione S-transferase N-terminal domain-containing protein, whose translation MADLSAFPITRKWPASHPDRIQLYSLPTPNGVKVSIMLEETGLPYEPHTINIGKNETWTPEYLALNPNGKIPAIIDPDGPGGKPFGLFESGAILVYLAEKSGQFLPSDPVARYETLQWLFFQMAAVGPMFGQLGFFHKFAGKDFEDKRPLERYRAESERLLGVLETRLTGRQWIMGDAYTIADMSLLGWVRNLIGFYGAGEIVHYEKLKAVPAWLERGLARPAVQRGLEIPARPA comes from the coding sequence ATGGCCGACCTGTCCGCCTTCCCGATCACCCGGAAATGGCCCGCAAGCCATCCCGACCGCATCCAGCTCTATTCGCTGCCGACGCCGAACGGCGTGAAGGTGTCGATCATGCTGGAGGAGACCGGCCTCCCCTACGAGCCGCACACGATCAATATAGGCAAGAACGAGACCTGGACGCCGGAATATCTGGCCCTCAATCCGAATGGCAAGATCCCGGCGATCATCGATCCCGATGGTCCGGGCGGCAAGCCGTTCGGCCTGTTCGAATCCGGCGCCATCCTGGTCTATCTCGCGGAGAAGTCGGGCCAGTTCCTGCCCAGCGATCCGGTGGCCCGCTACGAGACGCTGCAATGGCTGTTCTTCCAGATGGCGGCGGTTGGCCCGATGTTCGGCCAGCTCGGCTTCTTCCACAAATTTGCCGGCAAGGACTTTGAGGACAAGCGACCGCTGGAGCGCTACCGCGCGGAGTCCGAACGTCTCCTCGGCGTGCTGGAGACGCGGCTGACCGGCCGCCAGTGGATCATGGGCGACGCCTATACGATCGCCGACATGTCGCTGCTCGGCTGGGTGCGCAATCTGATCGGCTTCTATGGCGCGGGCGAGATCGTCCATTACGAGAAGCTGAAGGCGGTCCCTGCCTGGCTGGAGCGTGGCCTCGCCCGTCCCGCCGTCCAGCGCGGCCTCGAGATCCCGGCGCGCCCGGCCTGA
- a CDS encoding PHA/PHB synthase family protein — MPISAPAVPSEPPTAEIDRLLHADLAMLTGGFSAVAALEATFDWAAHLAMSPGRRLELLRAAAADIQRLAGLNAAPSAENAPPARHDPRFQAEAWQQWPFSAYAQTFQAVEGWWLEAASHVPGVSRAHEDLLRFMARQILDSVAPSNLAATNPEVLERIRQTGGRCLIDGSRIAADDALRALSNKPPAEAGAFRVGTDVAATEGTVILRTPLCEVIQYKPVTETVQREPVLFVPAWINRFYILDLERRNSMVRHMVERGFTVFMVSWKNPTPEDRDVSFDDYRRLGVLPAIEAALAITGAERLHGVGYCLGGTLLTIVAAAMARDGDERLASLSFLAAQFDFDEAGELKVFVNESQLTLLEDMMWRRGVLAGQQMRGAFHLLRSNDLIWSKLVRQYLMGEPTVANAMAAWAADSTRMPYRMHSDYLRSLYLNNDLAEGRFKVDGRAIEIQDIRAPVFALGTEWDHVAPWHSVYKFGTAIEGEVTFALTNGGHNQGVVSQPGRPDRRYRIATHAAGDRHVDPDRWIASVAPQEGSWWPAWFDWLEARSTGRIAAPPVGRPDAGYASLMAAPGLYVTE, encoded by the coding sequence ATGCCCATCTCTGCGCCAGCTGTCCCAAGCGAGCCACCGACGGCCGAGATCGATCGGCTGCTTCATGCCGATCTGGCCATGCTGACCGGTGGCTTCTCGGCCGTTGCGGCGCTGGAGGCGACCTTCGACTGGGCCGCCCATCTCGCGATGTCGCCGGGGCGCCGGCTTGAACTGCTCCGCGCGGCCGCGGCCGATATCCAGCGTCTGGCCGGCCTGAACGCCGCGCCGTCCGCCGAGAACGCTCCGCCTGCCCGGCACGACCCGCGCTTCCAGGCCGAGGCCTGGCAGCAATGGCCGTTCTCCGCCTATGCGCAGACGTTCCAGGCCGTGGAGGGCTGGTGGCTGGAGGCGGCGAGCCATGTGCCGGGCGTCTCACGCGCGCATGAGGACCTGCTCCGGTTCATGGCCCGCCAGATTCTCGACAGCGTGGCGCCCTCCAACTTGGCGGCGACCAATCCGGAGGTACTGGAGCGGATCCGGCAGACCGGCGGCCGCTGTCTCATCGACGGCAGCAGGATCGCCGCCGACGATGCGTTGCGCGCGCTGAGCAACAAGCCTCCGGCGGAAGCCGGCGCCTTCCGCGTCGGCACGGATGTCGCGGCGACCGAGGGCACGGTCATCCTGCGCACGCCGCTCTGCGAGGTGATCCAGTACAAGCCGGTGACCGAGACCGTGCAGCGCGAGCCGGTTCTGTTCGTGCCGGCCTGGATCAACCGGTTCTACATTCTCGATCTCGAGCGCCGGAATTCGATGGTCCGGCACATGGTGGAGCGCGGCTTCACCGTGTTCATGGTCTCGTGGAAGAACCCGACACCGGAGGATCGCGACGTCTCCTTCGACGACTATCGCCGCCTGGGCGTGCTGCCGGCGATCGAGGCGGCCCTCGCCATCACCGGGGCGGAGCGGCTGCACGGCGTCGGCTATTGCCTCGGCGGAACGCTGCTGACGATCGTTGCGGCCGCCATGGCCCGCGACGGCGACGAGCGGCTGGCCTCGCTCAGCTTCCTCGCCGCCCAGTTCGATTTCGACGAGGCGGGCGAGCTGAAGGTCTTCGTCAACGAGAGCCAGCTGACGTTGCTCGAGGACATGATGTGGCGGCGCGGCGTGCTGGCGGGCCAGCAGATGCGCGGCGCTTTCCACCTTCTGCGCTCCAACGATCTCATCTGGTCGAAGCTGGTGCGCCAATATCTGATGGGCGAGCCGACGGTCGCCAATGCCATGGCGGCCTGGGCGGCCGATTCCACCCGCATGCCCTACCGCATGCATTCTGACTACCTGCGCTCGCTCTATCTCAACAACGATCTGGCCGAAGGGCGTTTCAAGGTCGATGGCCGGGCGATCGAGATCCAGGACATCCGCGCACCGGTCTTCGCGCTGGGTACCGAGTGGGACCATGTCGCGCCCTGGCATTCGGTCTACAAGTTCGGCACCGCCATCGAGGGCGAGGTGACCTTCGCGCTGACCAATGGCGGGCACAATCAGGGCGTGGTCTCGCAGCCCGGCCGGCCCGACCGGCGCTATCGCATCGCAACCCATGCCGCAGGCGACCGGCATGTCGATCCCGATCGCTGGATCGCATCGGTCGCGCCGCAGGAAGGCTCCTGGTGGCCGGCCTGGTTCGACTGGCTGGAGGCGCGCTCGACGGGCCGGATCGCCGCGCCGCCGGTCGGCCGGCCGGATGCCGGCTATGCATCGCTCATGGCGGCGCCCGGGCTCTATGTGACGGAGTGA